AGGGGAGCCTTGGTTGAGGATACCCAGGATACGGAGCCGTCGGGCCAGGTTTCTTTCTCGATCTTGTTAATGATCGGGACTCCGGTACGCATGATTTCCTGTTCGTCGTCGTAGGCTTGCTGTGCGTGTTCGATGGAAAACACGTCGAAGTCGGTCATGCCTTCGATATCATGACGGTTGCGGAACTTATGCCGCTGGGCGAGAGCTTTACTGACGGACACGAATTTACTTTGCCTGTCCTTGATGTAAATCCGGTCGGGGGTCTGTTCCATTAAGGTCTCAAAGAGCCTTTTGGCGGACGCTTTGAGAAGCAGGGCACTCTCATCCTGTGGACTTTCCACTTCTTCATTCATTTACTGTCACTGATTCACAACATCTTGCCGCTTGGAAGGCAACACTTCTCCACTTATCTTGGCGCAAGGTTGGCTTATTTTAGGAAATTTGGCTGGCGTTTGCGGATGGATTAGCTCCATTCGGAGCCATGCGAGTCGTCATTCAACGTGTATCACAAGCGGAGGTACGGGTCGATGGCCGCAGTGTGGGGGCGATCGGGCCGGATTGTGCCGGGCTTCTGGTCTTTCTCGGCGTGGGGCAGAATGACGGGGTCGCCGAAGCCGAATGGTTGGTGGAGCGATTGCTCAAGCTACGGATTTTCGATGACGGTGAAGGTAAGATGAACCGGTCCCTTCTTGAGGTGGAGGGTGAAGCTCTGGTCGTGAGTCAGTTTACGCTCTTTGGTAATATACGGAAGGGGAACCGTCCCTCCTACAACCGTGCCGCCCGACCGGAGCAGGCGGTCCCGCTCTATGAGTATTTTGTCCGTTTGATGTCGGAGAGGCTCGGGCGGGTTGTGCCCACGGGTGAGTTCGGGGCGGATATGAAGATCGATGTCCGCAATGACGGGCCGGTTACCTTGGTACTCGATTCGGAGGGGCGTGATTTCTGATGGCCAAGGTCCTCAATAAGCGTTTTTTCGACCGTGACACGGTCGAGGTTGCCCGCGACTTGTTGGGAAAGGTGCTGTGCCGGCGCTTGCCCTCGGGCAAGATTATCCGCTCCCGTTTGACCGAAACGGAGGCGTATGACGGTTTTGAGGACCAAGCTTCACATGCGCATAAGGGGGCGACAACGCGGAATGTGGTCATGTTCGGACCTCCCGGACACAGTTACATCTACCTTTGTTACGGCGTGCACTGGATGCTCAACCTTACCACGCGGGAGGAGGGCTACCCGGCCGCGGTCTTGCTTCGGGGGGTTGAAGCGACGGAGGGGCCAGGGCGCCTGACCAAGCATTTCCATGTCGACAGTGCCTTG
Above is a window of Coraliomargarita parva DNA encoding:
- a CDS encoding DNA-3-methyladenine glycosylase, whose product is MAKVLNKRFFDRDTVEVARDLLGKVLCRRLPSGKIIRSRLTETEAYDGFEDQASHAHKGATTRNVVMFGPPGHSYIYLCYGVHWMLNLTTREEGYPAAVLLRGVEATEGPGRLTKHFHVDSALNNSLLTRVAGLWVEDDGFVADAARVEAAPRIGVDYAGPRWAAVPWRFTLGA
- the dtd gene encoding D-aminoacyl-tRNA deacylase produces the protein MRVVIQRVSQAEVRVDGRSVGAIGPDCAGLLVFLGVGQNDGVAEAEWLVERLLKLRIFDDGEGKMNRSLLEVEGEALVVSQFTLFGNIRKGNRPSYNRAARPEQAVPLYEYFVRLMSERLGRVVPTGEFGADMKIDVRNDGPVTLVLDSEGRDF